The Phormidium sp. PBR-2020 DNA segment AGGCCATCGCCTCAATTAGCACATGGCCAAACTGTTCTTTCCAGCCTACCGATGAGAGGGTTTTAAACTGATAGGTGGTTTGCGACGGTAACACCAAGGTATCCAACAGATTAATATAGCGGCAAACCTGATCATGGGGCACACTCTCGACAACGGTGAGTTTATCTGTGACCCCCTGTTCTTGGGCCCAGGACTCCAGGCGTTCCCCGAGGGGCCCTCGTCCTAGGAGTAGCCAACGCCAGGGGCGATCGCCCAGTCCCTCTAACGCTTTCGCCAGAGTCATTAAGCCCTTTTCTTCCACAAAGCGCCCCACAAACCCAACCACAAACTCTTGTGGCGTGATTCCCAATTCTTTTCGCAAATCAAGGACATTCTGAGGACAAAAAAGCTTCTCATCGACCCCTAGTTGTGGCAAAACCGTCATGGCTCCCTCATAGCCATGGTCCCGCAGAATATTGGCCCCATCTTGGTTTCCCACCACCACTCCATCGGTATGCTTTAAGTTATACCGCTCCAACATTGAAAGAGGAAACTTCACCTCATAGGGCAAGTTCCACCAGGTAAAAAAGACATTTTTGGCCTTGAGTTTTAGGAGTCGATTGAGCGTGATAAACTGAGCATAGCCCAACGCCTTAGCCCCTTGTTCAACCTGGATAATATCGGGTTGAAACTCTCGTGATAATGAAACTAAATCCCAACCAAAGGTTAACAAACCTTGTTGATTTTGACTAAGGTTTGACACCGGTACAACCTGAAATGCTCCCTCATCAACGGGCTGACTTTC contains these protein-coding regions:
- the hpsO gene encoding hormogonium polysaccharide biosynthesis glycosyltransferase HpsO, which gives rise to MKILVASHTYIVDLNREKLRELARLEPDTEVTVVVPKRWKPGGVQNKQVESQPVDEGAFQVVPVSNLSQNQQGLLTFGWDLVSLSREFQPDIIQVEQGAKALGYAQFITLNRLLKLKAKNVFFTWWNLPYEVKFPLSMLERYNLKHTDGVVVGNQDGANILRDHGYEGAMTVLPQLGVDEKLFCPQNVLDLRKELGITPQEFVVGFVGRFVEEKGLMTLAKALEGLGDRPWRWLLLGRGPLGERLESWAQEQGVTDKLTVVESVPHDQVCRYINLLDTLVLPSQTTYQFKTLSSVGWKEQFGHVLIEAMACRVPVIGSDSGEIPHVIGESGLVFPEGNADGLRDCLLKLMENPEFAGELAQRGYHRALADYTNRAIAQKQLAFYKQLLSHH